A single region of the Solwaraspora sp. WMMD406 genome encodes:
- a CDS encoding flavin reductase, which produces MHIASRPHWNCRECGTEWPCESAKIEITADWANDRIGMCVYLATLMYEAIDDLLECDAEQLSPPDLYRRFLRWPDQIAESEAIARLSARPGEP; this is translated from the coding sequence ATGCACATCGCGTCCCGCCCCCACTGGAATTGCCGCGAGTGCGGTACGGAATGGCCGTGCGAAAGCGCCAAGATCGAGATCACCGCCGACTGGGCCAACGACCGTATCGGGATGTGCGTCTACCTCGCCACCCTGATGTACGAGGCGATCGACGACCTGCTGGAATGCGACGCCGAGCAGCTCAGCCCGCCGGACCTGTACCGCCGGTTCCTCCGCTGGCCCGACCAGATCGCCGAATCCGAAGCTATTGCTCGCCTGTCAGCGCGTCCCGGCGAGCCCTGA
- a CDS encoding helix-turn-helix transcriptional regulator, which translates to MDDAGSTVPRRQLGRYLRELREDAHVTVAAAAKALEWSPPRIWRYEGGQVPIHPNDAEAMCRLYGAPPETITTMRDLARETKSRGWYHSYDHAIKEWFKLYVGLEAAASTIRKYEPNVIPGLLQSLEYMTEIITTGNPDLSPADHQAKIEVRSKRQKLLARVVPQAPDLDVVIGEAALLRPMKDRAAMARQLRHLAAVATQRHNVTVRVLTFAAGLPSRPAVAPFSILTFPKVSVRPPEPTTVYSDGPCGAVYLDKPTEIEVYEGIWSSIKQHCLTPLESTEFITRIAKEYDDEG; encoded by the coding sequence GTGGACGACGCCGGCAGCACTGTCCCGCGCAGGCAACTGGGTCGATATCTGAGAGAGCTTCGTGAAGACGCTCATGTCACGGTTGCCGCAGCGGCCAAGGCACTCGAATGGTCGCCACCGCGCATCTGGCGTTACGAGGGCGGCCAGGTGCCGATCCACCCGAACGACGCCGAGGCGATGTGCCGGCTCTACGGCGCGCCCCCGGAAACGATCACAACGATGCGCGACCTGGCCCGCGAGACCAAGTCACGCGGCTGGTACCACAGCTACGACCACGCCATCAAAGAATGGTTCAAGCTGTACGTCGGCCTCGAAGCCGCCGCTTCGACGATCCGCAAGTACGAGCCGAACGTCATCCCCGGCCTGCTCCAGTCCCTGGAGTACATGACCGAGATCATCACCACCGGAAACCCCGACCTCAGCCCGGCCGACCACCAGGCAAAGATCGAAGTCCGGTCAAAGCGACAGAAGCTGCTCGCCCGCGTCGTCCCACAGGCACCCGACCTCGACGTGGTGATCGGCGAGGCTGCCCTGCTCCGCCCGATGAAAGATCGGGCCGCGATGGCCCGCCAACTGCGACACCTCGCCGCCGTCGCCACCCAACGGCACAACGTCACCGTCCGGGTCCTCACCTTCGCCGCCGGGCTCCCCAGCAGACCAGCAGTCGCACCCTTCTCTATCCTGACCTTCCCCAAGGTCAGCGTCCGCCCACCCGAGCCGACCACCGTCTACTCCGACGGCCCGTGCGGTGCCGTCTACCTCGACAAACCCACCGAGATCGAGGTGTACGAGGGCATCTGGTCGTCGATCAAGCAGCATTGCCTCACCCCGCTAGAATCGACCGAGTTCATCACCCGGATCGCCAAGGAGTACGACGATGAAGGCTGA
- a CDS encoding DUF397 domain-containing protein, producing the protein MKADGVWRKSTRSDAEGDCVEVAGHPYRVAVRDSKDQTGPVLTFDTAAWQHFVDTVKTPH; encoded by the coding sequence ATGAAGGCTGACGGCGTCTGGCGTAAGTCCACCCGATCCGATGCCGAGGGCGACTGTGTCGAGGTAGCCGGCCACCCGTACCGCGTCGCCGTACGCGACAGCAAGGACCAGACCGGCCCGGTCCTCACCTTCGACACCGCCGCCTGGCAGCACTTCGTCGACACGGTGAAGACCCCACACTGA